Proteins encoded within one genomic window of Salipaludibacillus agaradhaerens:
- a CDS encoding GntR family transcriptional regulator, producing MQIIISNSSKEPIYEQITNQIKSSILAGELQEGTPLPSMRVLAKNLQISVITTKRAYEELEKAGFIYSIVGKGSFVAEQNLEIIKEKKLKVIEEQLTAVITNSREIGLSLDELQQLLKLLYEE from the coding sequence ATGCAAATCATTATTTCTAACAGTTCAAAGGAGCCGATTTATGAGCAAATTACGAATCAAATTAAATCGTCTATTCTAGCAGGGGAACTCCAAGAGGGGACGCCTTTACCTTCCATGCGTGTTTTGGCAAAAAATTTACAAATTAGTGTAATAACGACGAAACGTGCTTATGAGGAATTAGAAAAAGCAGGATTTATTTATTCCATCGTTGGAAAAGGGTCTTTTGTGGCAGAGCAAAATTTAGAGATTATAAAAGAGAAAAAGCTCAAAGTCATTGAAGAGCAACTTACTGCAGTTATCACGAACAGCAGGGAAATTGGATTATCTTTAGATGAGTTGCAACAATTACTGAAACTTTTATATGAGGAGTGA
- a CDS encoding voltage-gated chloride channel family protein, translating into MNRLKERDFILNSFHIQSLFFLGKWLIISGIIGVLAGSASALFLTSLDWATNMRNNTPILILFLPIAGVIVSYMYMKFGGTAGKGNNLILEQIHNSQDGVPLRMAPLVLFGTIMTHLFGGSAGREGTAVQMGSSLADAVWKYLKLRATDRNIILICGISAGFGSVFGTPLAGAIFALEVLAFGVIRYRALIPCFFAALIGDRITSAWGVPHTHYSLGVIPEFSVILLIKIILAGIIFGLTALLFSKLSQGFKSLFSTYFKNPMMKSFVGGAIVVTIVLILGTRDYTGLSLPLIHESFEGDVSPLAFFWKMLLTTITLGAGFQGGEVTPLFTIGATLGNTLSSFLGVPTPLLAGLGFIAVFAGATNTPLACFIMGIELFGAEAAVYLFTACAISYMFSGHTGIYTSQRVGVAKCHSLEHHEESSLGHLPKSPKLKEGVGWSRKYTS; encoded by the coding sequence ATGAATAGACTCAAAGAAAGAGATTTTATTCTAAATAGCTTTCATATCCAATCTTTATTTTTTTTAGGAAAATGGTTAATTATTAGTGGGATTATTGGGGTACTTGCGGGATCTGCTTCAGCCCTCTTTTTAACTAGTCTAGATTGGGCAACAAATATGAGAAATAACACACCCATTTTAATACTCTTTTTACCGATTGCCGGTGTTATCGTTAGTTATATGTATATGAAATTTGGGGGCACAGCTGGTAAAGGAAATAACCTTATTTTAGAACAGATTCATAACAGCCAAGACGGTGTGCCACTCAGGATGGCACCTCTAGTTCTCTTTGGTACCATTATGACACATCTGTTTGGAGGTTCTGCTGGTCGTGAAGGTACCGCTGTTCAGATGGGAAGCAGTTTAGCAGATGCAGTATGGAAATACTTAAAGTTACGTGCGACAGATCGTAACATCATATTGATTTGTGGAATTAGTGCAGGGTTTGGTTCTGTTTTTGGGACCCCTTTAGCTGGAGCGATTTTTGCATTGGAAGTATTGGCCTTTGGAGTCATTCGCTATCGAGCATTAATTCCTTGTTTTTTTGCCGCTTTAATAGGTGATAGAATTACTAGTGCTTGGGGCGTTCCGCACACCCATTATAGCCTTGGCGTCATCCCTGAATTTTCAGTAATCTTATTAATAAAAATTATCCTAGCGGGTATCATTTTCGGTTTAACAGCCCTATTATTTAGTAAATTGTCACAAGGGTTTAAATCACTGTTTTCGACTTATTTCAAAAACCCAATGATGAAAAGTTTTGTAGGTGGGGCTATCGTTGTCACTATTGTTCTAATATTAGGTACTAGAGATTATACTGGGTTAAGCCTTCCATTAATTCACGAATCATTTGAAGGAGACGTTTCACCGCTTGCATTCTTCTGGAAAATGTTATTAACAACAATTACTCTTGGGGCAGGATTCCAAGGTGGTGAAGTTACCCCCCTGTTTACGATTGGTGCTACTCTAGGAAACACGCTATCTAGCTTTCTTGGTGTACCTACACCTTTACTTGCCGGATTAGGATTTATCGCTGTTTTCGCAGGAGCTACCAATACACCTTTGGCATGTTTTATTATGGGAATTGAGTTATTTGGAGCAGAGGCTGCGGTCTATCTATTCACGGCCTGTGCCATCAGTTATATGTTTTCTGGACATACAGGTATATACACCTCGCAACGAGTTGGAGTAGCTAAATGTCATTCTCTTGAACATCATGAAGAAAGTTCACTAGGTCATTTACCAAAATCGCCTAAGTTAAAGGAGGGTGTAGGATGGTCACGAAAATATACTTCTTAA
- a CDS encoding ABC transporter ATP-binding protein, producing MEHVVEIENVTKNFKGFSVKNINLQVKQGFVTGFIGANGAGKSTTIKMMMNLLKPDVGRVKVFGLDYKTHEKAIKERIGFVYDGNVFFEGLNLKDIKRIVGPAYKQWDDTLFYHYVKQFDLPLNKRIKTFSKGMQMKASLAIALSHHAELIIMDEPTAGLDPIFRRELLDLLQEIMVDGNRTIFFSTHITSDLNRIADYLAFINRGELIFHQSIHEATENYALVKGSMDLLDRDTEKALFYVHRAPTGFEALTDNIQAVKKIFGDSVVIEQASLEDIMYYMKEGIQHV from the coding sequence ATGGAGCATGTGGTTGAAATTGAAAATGTCACGAAAAACTTCAAAGGTTTTTCTGTTAAAAACATTAATCTACAAGTGAAACAGGGGTTTGTTACAGGGTTTATAGGTGCAAACGGTGCGGGGAAGTCGACAACGATAAAAATGATGATGAATTTATTAAAGCCTGATGTGGGAAGAGTGAAGGTGTTTGGTTTGGATTATAAGACACATGAAAAGGCGATTAAGGAACGTATCGGGTTTGTATACGATGGCAATGTCTTTTTTGAAGGATTGAACTTAAAAGACATTAAGCGTATTGTTGGACCAGCTTACAAACAATGGGATGACACACTATTTTATCACTATGTGAAACAATTTGACTTACCGCTTAACAAACGAATAAAAACGTTCTCAAAAGGGATGCAAATGAAGGCATCACTCGCTATCGCTCTGTCACATCATGCTGAGTTAATCATTATGGACGAACCGACAGCGGGACTTGATCCTATTTTTAGAAGGGAATTGCTTGATTTGTTACAGGAAATCATGGTGGATGGTAATCGGACCATTTTCTTTTCTACCCATATCACATCCGATTTAAATCGGATTGCAGATTACCTTGCTTTTATAAATAGAGGCGAATTAATATTTCATCAGTCCATTCACGAGGCAACAGAAAACTATGCCCTTGTTAAAGGAAGTATGGATCTTTTGGATAGAGACACGGAAAAGGCTTTATTCTATGTACATCGTGCGCCAACAGGCTTTGAGGCATTAACGGATAATATTCAAGCAGTAAAAAAGATATTCGGAGATTCGGTTGTCATTGAGCAGGCATCATTGGAAGATATTATGTATTATATGAAAGAAGGTATACAACATGTTTAA
- a CDS encoding ABC-2 transporter permease, which translates to MFNLVRRDVILQKRQLLIFIPFIMFFVIMESHPALTFLVASIFIPFNAFAYDEKAETNILLNSLPYTRKEIIASRYIGAIIYMVLAIGVASVALFVSNTSYTITDIAIGLFLLFSAFTFPLFYIFKPGYIFYVVLVSFLLLAGIGPSVVIFLAENLTAMTDFINSLSIPVIYTGAAVVVMFFYVASWRITTTIYQRKTF; encoded by the coding sequence ATGTTTAATTTGGTCAGGCGTGATGTCATATTACAGAAACGACAATTGTTAATCTTCATCCCTTTTATCATGTTTTTTGTTATTATGGAATCTCACCCGGCTTTAACTTTTCTTGTTGCCAGTATTTTTATTCCGTTTAATGCATTTGCTTACGACGAAAAAGCAGAGACGAATATTTTGTTAAACTCCTTACCTTATACCCGTAAGGAAATTATCGCATCACGCTATATCGGGGCTATTATTTATATGGTTTTAGCTATCGGTGTGGCAAGTGTAGCATTATTTGTTTCGAATACCTCTTATACGATAACGGATATTGCCATTGGTTTATTCCTGTTGTTTTCGGCGTTCACTTTTCCACTGTTTTATATTTTTAAGCCAGGCTATATTTTTTACGTTGTTCTCGTTAGTTTTCTTCTATTAGCAGGTATAGGACCGTCTGTTGTAATATTTTTGGCAGAGAATTTAACAGCAATGACGGATTTTATTAACAGTTTATCTATTCCGGTTATATATACGGGGGCGGCTGTAGTTGTTATGTTTTTCTATGTTGCTTCCTGGAGAATTACTACGACTATTTATCAGAGAAAAACGTTTTAA
- a CDS encoding TetR/AcrR family transcriptional regulator, protein MKKGELTRRHIIRKSAPVFNTKGYMTTTMNDIIEETSIQKGGIYRHFKDKEQLMVESFHFSTDMMRTHLMTSVSQHEHATDKLLAFVEAFLQLTKGEPIVGGCPIFNAAIEMDDLDVRGLLPAIHEAMDMMINGLVTMIEEGMTRQELKQSLQPYDSAIYIVSTLEGGLVLDRLKKEEHLTTIIINHLKQFISMMAADRQ, encoded by the coding sequence ATGAAAAAAGGTGAATTAACAAGGCGGCACATTATTCGAAAGTCTGCTCCCGTTTTTAACACAAAAGGTTACATGACAACGACGATGAATGACATTATTGAAGAAACAAGTATTCAAAAGGGGGGGATCTATCGGCACTTTAAAGATAAAGAGCAGCTGATGGTCGAGTCGTTTCATTTTTCTACCGACATGATGCGGACGCATTTAATGACGAGTGTTTCACAACATGAGCATGCCACGGACAAATTACTCGCATTTGTGGAGGCTTTTTTACAATTAACTAAAGGGGAACCGATAGTAGGCGGGTGTCCTATTTTTAACGCCGCTATAGAAATGGATGATTTGGATGTTAGGGGGTTACTGCCAGCGATTCATGAGGCCATGGACATGATGATAAACGGGTTGGTGACAATGATAGAAGAGGGTATGACACGTCAGGAGCTGAAGCAGTCCTTACAGCCATATGACAGTGCCATATATATTGTGTCAACACTTGAAGGTGGACTCGTATTAGACCGTTTAAAGAAAGAAGAGCACCTAACAACTATCATAATAAATCATTTGAAGCAGTTTATTTCAATGATGGCGGCTGATCGTCAATAA
- the mgtE gene encoding magnesium transporter, which yields MERTLNIKNREEFTYYLFLYLKKNEKESFRTEFLDLHPTDQIDIFKQMSEEKRKRVYDYLEPIEFAGIFQGLALAEQKTVFSELEDAFALNMLNELAADDITDFFGQIPDGIASFLLSKMGKKEANNIKQLLSYKEETAGSIMTTEFITLAPKDTVLAVMERLREEGMDAETIYYLYVTNDEDKLIGIVSLRELIISVADDTIENLMKEQVISVSPLTDQEEVSTIIKDYDLLAVPVVTNDGKMIGIVTVDDIIDVIEEETTEDIGQLAAVKGALDLNVNALTATKKRLPWLVLLLFVGMFTAGLIGRYEGTLAEVAILAVFIPLIADMAGNTGTQSLAIVVRGLALEKFDRKGIVKLLKRELLTGGLMGIVCGLLVSVITLVIPGANLILGSVIGLSLFITIVISTLTGTVIPLIIHRFKIDPAVASGPFITTINDLVGLFVYFSIATTLIHYL from the coding sequence ATGGAAAGAACATTAAATATTAAGAACAGAGAAGAATTTACCTACTATCTATTTTTGTATTTGAAAAAAAACGAAAAAGAAAGCTTTCGAACGGAGTTTTTAGACCTTCACCCTACCGATCAAATTGATATTTTTAAACAAATGAGTGAGGAAAAAAGAAAGCGTGTGTATGATTACCTTGAACCTATAGAATTTGCGGGCATTTTTCAAGGTCTAGCCTTAGCCGAGCAAAAAACAGTGTTTTCTGAGCTGGAAGATGCGTTTGCCCTAAATATGTTAAACGAGCTTGCTGCAGATGATATTACGGACTTTTTTGGACAAATTCCAGATGGTATCGCTTCATTTCTATTAAGTAAAATGGGGAAAAAGGAAGCTAATAATATTAAGCAATTATTATCATATAAAGAAGAAACAGCAGGATCAATCATGACTACGGAGTTTATTACATTGGCTCCCAAGGACACAGTGTTGGCAGTCATGGAGCGGTTACGTGAAGAAGGTATGGATGCTGAGACAATTTATTATTTATACGTCACAAATGACGAAGATAAGTTGATTGGCATCGTCTCCCTTCGTGAATTGATTATTTCTGTAGCCGATGACACCATTGAAAATTTAATGAAAGAACAAGTGATCTCTGTCTCTCCTTTAACAGACCAAGAAGAGGTTTCTACCATTATTAAAGACTATGACTTATTAGCTGTTCCGGTAGTCACAAATGATGGAAAAATGATAGGCATCGTCACGGTCGATGACATTATCGATGTTATTGAAGAAGAAACAACAGAAGATATTGGCCAATTAGCAGCCGTAAAAGGAGCGCTAGACCTAAATGTGAATGCCTTGACGGCTACGAAAAAAAGGCTGCCGTGGTTGGTTCTATTATTATTCGTGGGAATGTTCACAGCAGGTTTGATTGGAAGGTATGAAGGGACGTTGGCGGAAGTTGCTATTTTAGCGGTGTTTATTCCACTAATTGCTGATATGGCAGGAAATACAGGGACACAATCCTTGGCGATCGTTGTCCGAGGACTGGCGTTGGAGAAGTTTGATCGCAAAGGGATTGTTAAGTTGTTGAAACGAGAATTATTAACAGGAGGGCTAATGGGAATAGTGTGTGGGCTATTAGTATCCGTCATAACCCTTGTTATCCCTGGGGCAAATTTAATTTTAGGAAGTGTTATCGGCCTGTCCCTATTTATAACGATTGTCATCTCAACGTTAACAGGGACAGTCATCCCCCTTATTATCCACCGATTTAAAATAGATCCAGCAGTGGCGTCTGGTCCTTTCATTACAACAATCAATGACTTAGTCGGTTTATTCGTTTACTTTTCCATCGCTACGACATTAATCCATTATTTATAG
- a CDS encoding MgtC/SapB family protein yields MTFELEMIFKLSLALFFGMLIGIDRQLKHKPLGLKTCMVISVASCLVTVVSIQSFYQFASPTYNAIDPMRLAAQIVSGVGFLGAGVILRRSNDVISGLTSAAMIWAASGLGITVGAGFYSEATIAVILLIIAVNVLPLIIKSVGPATLRERDVAVKIVMEPNYKMTELIKTIEQKGQGLNQNEKSDIRIRDIKLKDLDNGNQQIDLRLSAPEKQYTTEIYYLIKKIDFVLTVNVEHL; encoded by the coding sequence ATGACGTTCGAACTAGAAATGATATTTAAACTATCTCTTGCCTTATTTTTTGGTATGTTAATCGGTATTGACCGGCAGCTAAAACATAAGCCACTGGGCCTTAAAACGTGTATGGTCATTAGTGTTGCTAGCTGTTTAGTGACGGTCGTGTCGATACAATCATTTTATCAATTTGCATCACCCACGTACAATGCGATTGATCCGATGCGTTTAGCAGCGCAAATTGTCAGTGGTGTCGGATTCCTTGGTGCTGGTGTCATTCTTCGGAGGAGCAATGATGTGATTTCCGGATTAACGAGTGCTGCGATGATATGGGCAGCATCAGGGTTAGGAATTACCGTGGGAGCGGGTTTTTACTCAGAAGCGACGATTGCAGTCATTTTGCTCATCATCGCAGTTAATGTCTTACCACTGATTATTAAATCCGTCGGTCCTGCTACGTTACGGGAAAGAGACGTGGCTGTGAAAATAGTTATGGAGCCAAATTATAAAATGACGGAACTGATTAAAACGATAGAGCAAAAGGGGCAAGGACTCAATCAAAATGAAAAAAGTGATATTAGAATTCGAGATATTAAGTTAAAAGACTTAGATAACGGCAATCAACAAATTGACTTACGACTCTCAGCCCCTGAAAAACAGTATACAACGGAAATATATTATCTCATTAAAAAAATTGACTTCGTATTAACGGTGAATGTAGAACACCTATAA
- a CDS encoding cation diffusion facilitator family transporter produces MSNRLKQAELATWVGIILNGLLAIMKGIVGWLAGSRALIADAAHSASDVAGSIAVLAGIRTAQKPPDKDHPYGHGKAENVATIIVGILLIIVGVEIILSSSKALFGGIPVAPKGIALVAIIISIVIKELLFQYKARLAKKINSSALLAEAWHHRSDALSSIAAFIGVLGAVVGQHFNYPFLMYLDPLAGVLVSLIVIKVGYSLARESSLIVMEQVLDVENTRPFIETVKKINGVKRVDELLARTHGHYIVIDIKVSVDPTLSVEKGHSISKEVKKVLLTKHSDIKRVFVHINPYQPRPLPSDLVDDGSLVK; encoded by the coding sequence TTGAGTAATCGTTTAAAACAAGCAGAATTAGCGACATGGGTAGGCATTATTCTAAATGGACTATTAGCTATCATGAAAGGCATTGTTGGATGGCTGGCTGGAAGCCGGGCTTTAATCGCAGATGCTGCTCATTCAGCTTCAGACGTGGCAGGGTCCATTGCCGTGCTTGCTGGCATAAGAACGGCGCAAAAGCCCCCAGATAAAGATCACCCATATGGTCATGGAAAAGCGGAAAATGTGGCAACGATCATTGTCGGTATTCTTTTAATCATAGTAGGTGTTGAAATTATTCTGTCATCATCTAAAGCGTTATTTGGTGGGATACCAGTTGCACCGAAAGGGATCGCCTTAGTAGCCATTATCATTTCAATTGTAATTAAGGAGTTACTCTTTCAATACAAAGCGCGTCTGGCCAAAAAAATAAATAGTTCAGCCTTATTAGCAGAAGCGTGGCACCATCGGTCAGATGCTCTCTCGTCAATCGCAGCCTTTATAGGTGTGCTGGGAGCGGTAGTGGGCCAGCACTTTAACTATCCTTTTTTAATGTATTTAGATCCATTAGCCGGTGTACTCGTGTCTTTAATTGTTATTAAAGTTGGATACTCTTTGGCGAGGGAATCTAGTTTAATTGTGATGGAGCAAGTTCTTGATGTAGAAAATACGAGACCTTTCATTGAGACAGTGAAGAAAATCAATGGTGTCAAAAGGGTGGACGAATTATTAGCTAGAACACACGGTCATTATATCGTCATCGATATAAAAGTGAGTGTAGACCCCACTCTTAGTGTAGAGAAAGGTCATTCCATTTCAAAGGAAGTGAAAAAGGTATTACTTACAAAGCACAGTGATATTAAAAGAGTGTTCGTCCATATTAATCCGTATCAACCACGTCCATTACCATCAGATTTAGTTGATGATGGGTCATTGGTAAAATAG
- a CDS encoding alpha/beta hydrolase, producing the protein MKYALFMAFVGVGMSLFLRRYIIRHVFTPKKKEAQTYPNSTYENIEVELDIGTMRGWFIKSEGVRGCFLLVHGWGSHKSNMLRYVDPLIASGYDVIMMDVLGHGQSDAIQKQVSIKSFVQSIKATIDYVEERTDINSHAIYVLGHSMGGTAASIVNATDERIQALITDSMPTSLKNISQSMAGNITLPYRPFGWLLISWFLIRGGVFIKARKEWRLEKIMNNQQSPALAIHGTQDTKVPISNVNVLLTHSNFKQVIKVETKGHDNCVKDNSFWEKIFRFITDNRP; encoded by the coding sequence ATGAAATATGCCTTATTCATGGCTTTCGTAGGGGTAGGAATGAGTTTATTTTTAAGACGCTATATCATTCGTCATGTTTTCACACCGAAAAAGAAAGAAGCTCAAACATATCCGAATTCAACTTACGAGAACATTGAAGTTGAGCTAGATATTGGGACAATGCGAGGCTGGTTTATTAAAAGTGAAGGCGTAAGAGGTTGCTTTCTATTAGTACATGGGTGGGGCTCTCATAAATCAAACATGCTACGGTATGTCGATCCCCTCATAGCTAGCGGTTATGACGTTATTATGATGGACGTCCTTGGTCACGGACAAAGTGATGCAATACAAAAGCAAGTAAGTATTAAATCATTTGTCCAAAGTATCAAGGCAACGATTGATTATGTGGAGGAAAGGACAGATATTAATAGTCACGCCATCTATGTTTTAGGGCATTCAATGGGAGGCACGGCCGCAAGTATTGTAAACGCCACTGATGAGAGAATACAAGCACTTATTACCGATTCAATGCCCACCTCATTAAAAAATATTAGTCAATCAATGGCGGGCAATATCACGCTCCCTTATAGACCATTTGGCTGGCTATTGATCAGCTGGTTTTTAATACGAGGTGGTGTTTTTATAAAAGCTAGAAAAGAATGGCGTCTAGAAAAAATAATGAATAACCAACAGTCTCCAGCGCTTGCCATACACGGAACTCAGGATACGAAAGTGCCGATTTCGAATGTGAATGTCTTATTAACTCATAGCAATTTTAAACAAGTGATTAAAGTTGAAACGAAAGGCCATGACAATTGTGTGAAAGATAACAGTTTTTGGGAGAAAATTTTTCGTTTTATCACAGATAACCGTCCGTAA
- the lpdA gene encoding dihydrolipoyl dehydrogenase: MNHSDTLVIGAGPGGYVAAIRAAQMGQKVTIIEREYLGGVCSNVGCIPSKVLISVGHRLEQTTHSDNMGVLTQEAKLDWTNVQQFKRRVVSKLVNGVEHLLIDNKINIVKGEAYVVDANTVRVIAGANVQTYTFNNAILATGSRPVELSTFTFSERVINSTDALSFPKIPEKLVVIGGGYIGTELGSAYANLGSHVTIIEGGNDILAGFDKHMTQLVRKSLKKKGVEVVVGASAKGVEEKEKGVIVTYEAEGEEKTVEANYALVTVGRRPNTDNLGLEAAGIELTENGLLKVDKQCRTSVPNFYAIGDIISGPQLAHKASYEGKVAAEAIAGEKSIVDYLAIPAVCFTDPELATVGYNEEQAKTEGIDVKVVKYPIAGNGRALVLNATEGFVKLIARKDDDLLIGAQIVGVNAADTIAEMGVAIEAGMKAEDIALTIHAHPTLSEMTMEAAELMVGQ, encoded by the coding sequence ATGAATCATAGTGATACGCTTGTCATTGGTGCAGGTCCAGGAGGTTATGTGGCGGCTATTCGCGCTGCTCAAATGGGACAAAAGGTAACGATTATAGAAAGAGAGTATTTAGGGGGAGTTTGTTCAAATGTCGGTTGTATCCCGTCAAAAGTGTTGATCTCAGTAGGACACCGGTTGGAGCAAACAACGCATTCAGATAATATGGGTGTTTTAACACAGGAGGCAAAACTTGACTGGACAAACGTGCAACAATTCAAAAGACGGGTCGTTTCTAAATTAGTAAACGGTGTTGAGCATTTATTAATCGACAACAAAATTAACATTGTGAAAGGCGAAGCATACGTCGTAGATGCAAACACAGTACGTGTCATCGCCGGTGCGAACGTACAAACTTACACCTTTAATAATGCCATCCTTGCAACAGGTTCCCGGCCGGTTGAGCTGTCAACATTCACATTTTCCGAGCGTGTTATCAACTCAACGGATGCCCTTTCTTTCCCGAAAATACCAGAAAAATTAGTCGTCATCGGAGGGGGTTACATTGGGACTGAGCTAGGCTCGGCTTATGCTAACTTAGGCTCTCACGTCACAATCATTGAAGGGGGCAACGACATCTTAGCTGGCTTCGACAAGCACATGACACAACTTGTGAGAAAAAGCTTAAAGAAAAAAGGTGTAGAGGTGGTTGTTGGTGCATCAGCTAAAGGTGTAGAAGAGAAGGAAAAGGGTGTGATTGTAACCTATGAAGCCGAGGGAGAAGAGAAAACCGTTGAAGCTAACTATGCATTAGTCACTGTCGGTCGACGCCCAAATACAGATAACTTGGGTCTGGAAGCCGCAGGCATCGAATTGACAGAGAATGGGCTACTAAAAGTAGACAAACAATGCCGTACGTCAGTACCAAATTTTTATGCAATAGGAGATATCATCTCTGGTCCACAACTGGCACATAAAGCCTCGTATGAAGGTAAAGTAGCTGCTGAAGCTATCGCTGGCGAAAAATCAATTGTAGATTACTTAGCTATCCCAGCTGTATGTTTCACAGATCCTGAACTCGCCACTGTTGGTTACAATGAGGAGCAAGCAAAAACAGAAGGGATTGATGTGAAAGTAGTGAAATATCCAATCGCAGGAAATGGTCGTGCCCTAGTTTTAAATGCAACGGAAGGGTTTGTGAAACTGATTGCGCGTAAAGACGATGACTTATTAATCGGTGCTCAAATCGTAGGGGTTAATGCGGCTGATACGATCGCTGAAATGGGTGTTGCGATTGAAGCTGGGATGAAGGCAGAAGATATCGCTCTCACGATTCATGCTCACCCAACTTTAAGTGAGATGACAATGGAGGCAGCAGAGCTTATGGTGGGGCAGTGA